From a single Brassica oleracea var. oleracea cultivar TO1000 chromosome C5, BOL, whole genome shotgun sequence genomic region:
- the LOC106296085 gene encoding putative DUF21 domain-containing protein At3g13070, chloroplastic, whose translation MTGMALELSVLGRSVVSTKASNLKRYGQKPNLSGRLLTRAAELHCPVMSSKNSTLSFRFRRSCELSSSYRSRFMLFSSSQCHDGGSQRSPDSELEWIKVLLKRGIVIGAVVCGVYLYGCKKVLASSGVVEAGYEVFGQSLVLFKNALPKIYQVLKVLREQGLILAALFGLSAFFSMAETSITTLWPWKVRELAEKEPENGVFRMLRSDVTRFLTTILIGTTVVNIAATALVTEAATAIFGEAGVSAATGLMTVAILLLTEITPKSVAVHNAQEVARIVVRPVAWLSLVLYPVGRIVTYLSMGILKLLGLKGRSEPYVTEDELKLMLRGAELSGAIEEEEQDMIENVLEIKDTHVREVMTPLIDVVAIDASGSLVDFHSMWVTHQYSRVPVFEQRIDNIVGIAYAMDLLDYVQKGDLLESTSVGDMAHKPAYFVPDSMSVWNLLREFRIRKVHMAVVLNEYGGTIGIVTLEDVVEEIVGEIFDENDSKEEIQKKTGYIVMRDEGVYDVDANTSIDQLSEELNIKMPEGIQYETVSGFVCEAFGYIPKTGESVKVVLEKENWEEDGEEEEGNKQEKQEQKEKHQIYRVEILAGNARKVSAVRFERVNDMDQVSEAKDVRSMVPKFVRKWSSEEDDGNSSYQEKTEDAVSDDEHVVADNSNKQH comes from the exons ATGACGGGTATGGCACTTGAGTTATCGGTTCTGGGTCGGTCTGTTGTCAGCACAAAAGCCTCAAACTTGAAGAGATATGGTCAAAAACCAAACCTTTCTGGTAGACTTCTCACGAGAGCTGCTGAGCTGCACTGCCCTGTGATGTCGTCTAAAAACTCCACTTTGAGTTTTAGATTCCGACGAAGCTGTGAACTTAGCAGCAGCTACAGAAGTCGCTTTATGCTGTTTAGCTCGAGTCAATGTCACGACGGTGGTAGTCAACGAAGTCCCGATTCTGAGCTGGAGTGGATTAAGGTTTTGCTGAAACGTGGGATTGTTATAGGAGCTGTGGTGTGTGGAGTTTACTTGTATGGATGTAAAAAGGTGTTGGCATCGAGCGGTGTGGTGGAAGCAGGGTATGAGGTGTTTGGTCAGAGCCTAGTCTTGTTCAAGAATGCTTTGCCGAAAATTTACCAGGTTCTTAAGGTTCTTAGAGAGCAAGGTCTTATATTGGCTGCACTGTTCGGCCTCTCAGCGTTCTTCTCTATGGCAGAGACGTCCATCACCACTCTGTGGCCCTGGAAG GTGCGTGAGCTGGCTGAGAAAGAGCCAGAGAATGGTGTATTCAGAATGCTCCGTAGCGATGTTACCAGATTCCTGACGACTATTCTAATTGGAACAAC TGTTGTGAATATTGCGGCAACTGCCCTGGTCACTGAAGCAGCAACGGCTATATTTGGGGAAGCTGGTGTTAGTGCAGCCACTGGACTGATGACG GTGGCTATATTGCTTCTAACTGAGATTACTCCAAAAAGTGTTGCTGTACACAATGCTCAAGAAGTTGCAAGGATTGTG GTCAGGCCAGTGGCGTGGCTTTCCTTAGTATTATATCCTGTGGGAAGAATTGTCACGTATCTGTCAATGGGAATACTGAAACTTCTTGGTTTAAAAGGACGGAG TGAGCCATATGTTACTGAAGATGAGTTGAAACTGATGCTAAGGGGTGCAGAGTTAAGTGGCGCCATTGAAGAAGAGGAGCAG GATATGATTGAAAATGTGCTGGAGATAAAAGATACACATGTTCGAGAGGTGATGACTCCTCTTATTGATGTAGTTGCTATTGACGCCAGCGGCAGTCTAGTTGATTTCCATAGCATGTGGGTGACCCATCAGTACTCGAG GGTGCCTGTTTTTGAGCAGCGTATAGATAACATAGTGGGAATCGCATATGCTATGGATCTTCTAGATTATGTTCAGAAG GGTGATCTGCTAGAGAGTACTTCTGTGGGAGACATGGCACATAAACCTGCCTACTTTGTCCCCG ATTCAATGTCAGTATGGAATCTTCTTAGAGAATTTCGCATAAGAAAGGTTCACATGGCAGTAGTCCTTAACGAATATGGTGGAACCATTGGT ATAGTAACTCTTGAAGATGTGGTGGAAGAGATTGTTGGTGAAATATTTGATGAAAATGATTCTAAA GAGGAGATTCAGAAGAAGACAGGGTATATTGTGATGAGAGATGAGGGAGTCTATGATGTTGATGCTAATACATCAATTGATCAGCTATCCGAAGAACTGAATATAAAGATGCCAGAG GGGATTCAGTATGAGACGGTCTCAGGCTTTGTGTGTGAGGCCTTTGGTTATATCCCAAAAACGGGAGAAAGTGTAAAGGTTGTTCTTGAGAAGGAAAATTGGGAAGAGGATGGTGAAGAAGAGGAAGGTAACAAACAGGAGAAGCAGGAGCAGAAGGAAAAGCACCAAATCTATAGAGTTGAG ATACTAGCAGGGAATGCAAGAAAAGTGAGTGCTGTCAGGTTTGAAAGAGTCAACGACATGGATCAAGTGTCGGAGGCAAAAGATGTAAGAAGCATGGTTCCTAAGTTTGTGAGGAAATGGAGCAGTGAAGAGGATGATGGGAATTCGTCGTACCAAGAAAAAACCGAGGATGCCGTCTCAGATGATGAACATGTAGTGGCTGATAACAGCAACAAACAACATTGA
- the LOC106293363 gene encoding protein STRUBBELIG-RECEPTOR FAMILY 4, translating to MAPTLHPIILCIACLGFFTSHVLAKTDSQDVSALNDAYKSMNSPSKLNGWSSSGGDPCGDSWDGITCKGSSVTEIKVSGRGLSGSLGYQLANLKSLTYLDVSKNNLNGNLPYQLPENLVYLDGSENDFNGNVPYSVSLMNDLTYLNFGRNNLNGELSDMFQKLPKLETIDLSSNQLTGKLPQSFANLTGLKTIHLQDNQFKGSINSLRDLPQIDDVNVANNQFTGWIPNELKNIGNLETGGNRWSSSRPPSPPPGTRRVDRNSGGVGLSNKALTTGLIVAASTIGGLIFTAGVIALFARRKNFHHSSHFFDEEKGGTNRSKPLFTPQPSQVLQYDSMDDFKGQKTVDSNASTETKPSSVRRTSSVSFKNSPTFHLIPSSTPVAATSGRFSSLEDSPDTRGVKAFTLVELQNSASGFSPNRLIGEGTLGRVYKAKYEDGRKYAVKEIDSSLLGKRNVEDFSHIVSNISSIHHPNMAELVGYCSEQGRNMLVYEYFTSGSLNRFLHQTDDFSRPLTWNTRIRIALGTAQAIEYLHEVCSPPLVHKNIKSSNILLDSELTPHLSDYGLANFHHRTSQNLGVGYNAPECTDPSAYTLKSDVYSFGVVMLELLTGRRPYDSERPKAEQSLVRWAKPQLKEMDTLEEMVDPSLCGLYVPESVSAFADIVSICVMSEPGLRPPVSNVVEALKRLV from the exons ATGGCACCCACTCTGCATCCGATAATACTTTGTATTGCATGTTTAGGATTCTTCACGTCCCATGTTCTTGCAAAAACAGATAGCCAAGATG TTTCGGCTCTTAATGACGCTTATAAGAGCATGAACTCTCCTTCAAAACTCAATGGCTGGTCTTCGAGTGGAGGTGATCCTTGTGGTGACTCATGGGATGGCATTACTTGCAAGGGCTCTTCTGTTACTGAAAT AAAGGTGTCAGGACGTGGACTCAGTGGATCTTTAGGTTACCAGCTTGCAAACTTGAAATCACTCACTTACCT TGATGTAAGCAAGAACAATCTTAACGGAAACTTACCTTACCAGCTTCCTGAGAATCTTGTTTATCT AGATGGCTCTGAGAATGACTTCAACGGTAATGTGCCATACTCTGTGTCTCTCATGAACGACCTCACTTACCT AAACTTTGGTCGTAACAACCTCAATGGTGAACTTAGTGACATGTTTCAAAAGCTTCCAAAACTTGAAACAAT TGATCTGTCTTCTAATCAACTCACAGGAAAGCTACCACAGAGTTTTGCTAACCTAACAGGACTTAAAACAAT TCATTTGCAAGACAATCAATTTAAAGGCTCTATAAATTCACTCAGGGACCTTCCTCAAATCGATGATGT AAACGTTGCAAACAATCAGTTTACTGGTTGGATCCCAAACGAGCTGAAGAACATTGGAAACCTTGA GACTGGAGGAAACCGTTGGTCAAGCAGTAGACCTCCCTCACCACCTCCAGGGACTCGCCGCGTAGACAGAAACTCAGGAGGCGTTGGATTAAGCAACAAGGCTCTAACCACAGGTCTTATAGTAGCAGCATCCACTATAGGTGGACTCATTTTCACAGCAGGAGTGATTGCATTATTCGCTAGAAGAAAGAACTTTCATCACTCTTCTCACTTTTTCGACGAAGAGAAAGGAGGAACCAACAGAAGCAAACCGCTCTTCACACCACAGCCCTCTCAGGTGCTTCAGTACGACTCTATGGATGACTTCAAAGGCCAAAAGACAGTAGATTCCAATGCTTCAACTGAGACAAAACCTTCTTCTGTTAGAAGAACATCATCAGTCAGTTTCAAGAACTCTCCCACTTTTCATCTCATACCTTCTTCAACACCAGTGGCTGCAACCTCTGGTCGTTTCTCTAGCCTTGAAGACTCTCCTGACACGCGCGGTGTCAAAGCGTTTACGCTTGTGGAGCTGCAGAACTCTGCTTCTGGCTTCTCCCCTAATCGCCTTATTGGTGAAGGAACTCTTGGACGTGTGTATAAAGCTAAATATGAAGATGGAAGG AAGTATGCAGTGAAAGAGATTGATTCTTCACTGTTAGGGAAAAGGAATGTGGAAGATTTTTCACACATAGTGTCCAACATCTCCAGCATTCACCACCCTAACATGGCTGAGCTTGTTGGTTATTGTTCAGAACAAGGAAGGAACATGCTTGTTTATGAGTATTTCACTAGTGGGTCACTTAACAGGTTCCTTCACCAGACCGATGATTTCAGCAGACCGTTAACTTGGAACACAAGAATCCGAATCGCTCTCGGAACTGCTCAAGCTATAGA GTACCTTCATGAAGTGTGTTCGCCTCCATTAGTTCACAAGAACATCAAGTCATCAAACATTTTACTTGACAGTGAGCTAACTCCTCACCTCTCAGACTATGGCTTGGCAAACTTTCACCAT CGCACAAGTCAGAACCTTGGAGTTGGATACAATGCTCCAGAATGCACAGATCCTTCAGCTTACACATTAAAGAGTGATGTCTACAGCTTTGGTGTGGTGATGCTGGAGCTGCTAACCGGTCGAAGGCCTTATGACAG TGAAAGGCCCAAAGCAGAACAGTCACTAGTTCGTTGGGCAAAGCCGCAGCTTAAAGAGATGGACACTCTGGAGGAGATGGTTGATCCGTCCTTGTGTGGACTCTATGTTCCAGAATCTGTCTCGGCATTTGCGGATATAGTTTCCATCTGCGTAATG TCGGAGCCTGGACTTAGGCCACCAGTGTCAAACGTGGTGGAGGCGTTGAAGAGGCTAGTATAG
- the LOC106295472 gene encoding uncharacterized protein LOC106295472: MATTPSHATDLIPSEEQPANLDIMKEQPVPANNESSQESAVVVHPAKVAPLSGPYGITGDLAGHLPSSILSPQAQGFYYTGYENPTGEWDDYSSYVNVEGLDITSPVGFNENASLVYQTGYGYNPQMPYGPYSPAASPLPSEGQLYSPYYQQVVPPSMQYISSPTQPELTSLVGVDQQGDNMGGPRPSYHPHPIGPFNGNQPNLGFPEWQQGFDGGIWSDWSKPSDMHRHSSHVSPALSPQPLGSFGSYGHNIPMGSQRQRSFYGYGSGSNSYNRGYMHSGGHGQGSNYGSRLISNVGMGNQGWIGVDNIRGRGRVNDPSSLGGGYNGNFDILNEQNRGPRASKPKTQVSSEELDSSADTKKHNKGSTKEHEDSNNNSNDFVTDYNDAKLFIIKSYSEDNVHKSIKYNVWASTANGNKKLDAAYREAKEEKEPCPVFLLFSVNASSQFCGVAEMIGPVDFEKSVDYWQQDKWSGQFPVKWHIIKDVPNSQFRHIILENNDNKPVTNSRDTQEVKLEQGIEMLKIFKSYDAETSILDDFEFYEEREKIIQDRKARRQPSLPSGVVESGDKPSSAALQTDLIKNMSKSFAQVVRLDEGSKESGKTSSSPDATTTTVAVSQSN, encoded by the exons ATGGCAACGACTCCTTCACACGCCACAGATCTTATTCCTTCAG AGGAGCAACCTGCTAATCTGGACATCATGAAGGAGCAG CCGGTGCCGGCAAACAATGAGTCCTCCCAAGAATCTGCAGTTGTAGTTCATCCAGCAAAAGTTGCTCCACTGTCTGGACCTTATGGCATAACAGGTGATCTTGCTGGACACTTACCTAGCAGCATCCTCTCTCCTCAAGCTCAAGGCTTTTACTACACAG GTTATGAAAACCCCACAGGTGAATGGGACGACTACTCTTCCTATGTCAATGTTGAGGGACTGGACATCACATCTCCT GTTGGCTTCAATGAGAATGCCTCTCTGGTATACCAAACAGGATACGGATACAACCCTCAAATGCCATATGGACCATATTCCCCTGCTGCAAGCCCCTTACCTTCCGAGGGACAGTTGTATTCACCTTATTACCAGCAGGTAGTTCCTCCTAGCATGCAATATATATCTTCTCCAACTCAGCCAGAGCTCACCAGCCTTGTCGGTGTTGACCAACAAGGCGATAACATGGGAGGACCAAGACCATCTTACCACCCTCATCCTATTGGGCCGTTTAATGGAAACCAGCCAAACCTTGGTTTCCCTGAGTGGCAGCAAGGCTTTGATGGGGGGATATGGTCTGATTGGTCCAAGCCTTCTGATATGCACAGACATTCTTCTCATGTTTCACCAGCTTTATCTCCTCAGCCACTCGGTTCATTTGGATCATATGGCCACAACATTCCCATG GGCTCACAGAGACAGAGATCGTTTTACGGTTATGGATCTGGTTCGAACTCTTACAACAGAGGTTACATGCATAGTGGTGGTCATGGTCAAGGCTCTAACTATGGAAGTAGACTCATTTCTAATGTTGGGATGGGAAACCAAGGATGGATTGGCGTTGACAACATTCGAGGACGTGGAAGAGTCAATGATCCATCATCCCTTGGTGGCGGTTATAATGGTAACTTTGATATCCTCAACGAGCAAAACCGAGGACCAAGAGCTTCAAAGCCCAAGACTCAGGTATCATCAGAGGAGCTTGATTCTTCTGCTGACACTAAGAAACATAACAAAGGCAGTACAAAAGAACATGAGGACTCCAACAACAATAGTAATGACTTTGTCACAGACTACAATGACGCTAAGTTATTCATAATCAAGTCTTACAGTGAAGACAACGTTCACAAGAGCATCAAATACAATGTATGGGCTAGCACTGCTAATGGCAACAAAAAACTTGATGCTGCTTATCGTGAGGCCAAGGAAGAGAAAGAACCATGTCCAGTGTTTCTTCTGTTCTCT GTAAACGCTAGCTCTCAGTTCTGTGGCGTGGCCGAGATGATTGGACCTGTGGATTTTGAGAAGAGCGTTGATTACTGGCAACAAGACAAATGGAGTGGCCAGTTCCCGGTGAAGTGGCATATTATCAAAGATGTTCCAAACAGTCAGTTCCGCCATATTATATTGGAAAACAATGACAATAAGCCCGTGACTAATAGTCGAGACACTCAAGAA GTGAAACTGGAGCAGGGGATTGAGATGCTGAAGATATTCAAGAGCTATGATGCTGAGACGTCAATCTTGGATGATTTTGAGTTTTATGAAGAGAGGGAGAAAATAATTCAAGACCGGAAGGCGAGAAGACAGCCAAGCTTGCCATCTGGAGTAGTGGAAAGCGGAGATAAACCCTCTTCTGCTGCGTTGCAGACAGACTTGATCAAGAACATGTCCAAAAGTTTTGCTCAGGTTGTCCGGTTGGACGAGGGAAGCAAAGAATCAGGAAAGACAAGTTCATCTCCTGATGCAACTACAACAACGGTGGCTGTCAGTCAATCCAACTAG
- the LOC106293737 gene encoding uncharacterized protein LOC106293737 gives MDIHDHGVWVNENERRVRCKHCGKEMTGLNRLKRHLSGTSSRMTPCTQVTLTIREAFRDEVTKEESDLTAAKSKRVGEVQMGNDHKRGREEEEEEEDSSRKNESAENEFLLSNKAQKCIGEMKLKIPDSEELNGCMLQEAVEEVQDHVNKIKDSWAITGCSILLDAWVDQKGHDLVTFVADSPAGPVYLNSFYVSDIKKDVAALTSLVYGVVEDVGVHNVVQIIACSTSGWVGELGQSFKSNNLNVFWSVSVSHCFELMLVEIVKMESFKYILEKVSNITEFINNNREDSQGMTVSSSEFEFVKPYLAAGTILKAKNNLEAMVASPDWNKEEGTTVSTLVKDSSFWECVERLVKSTSPLIRSLHLFSTVYNSQHAGYVYDTMDGIKESIAKELNNEELCYKPLWRVIDDVWNNHLHSPLHVAGYFLNPAAFYSTDFQNDTEVTTDFISALGYLVQECQVIAKIGRQLKMYRLGKGCFNEASQADKITGVIPGEWWAQKASEHPELQSFAVKVLSQTCEGASRYKLKRNVAEKLLLSKGVSPCEKQHLEELAFVHYNLHLQSSKLQSQTK, from the exons ATGGACATTCATGATCACGGAGTTTGGGTGAACGAGAACGAAAGGCGTGTTAGATGCAAACACTGCGGTAAAGAAATGACCGGCTTGAACCGTCTCAAACGTCACTTGAGTGGTACGAGTAGCCGTATGACTCCCTGTACTCAAGTTACACTGACCATTAGAGAGGCGTTTCGTGATGAGGTTACTAAGGAAGAGTCTGATCTCACCGCTGCTAAGAGTAAAAGAGTTGGGGAAGTCCAAATGGGTAATGATCATAAGCGTGGAAGAGAAGAAGAAGAAGAAGAAGAGGATTCATCCAGAAAAAATGAATCTGCTGAGAACGAGTTCTTGTTGTCAAACAAAGCCCAAAAGTGCATTG GTGAGATGAAGCTTAAGATCCCTGATTCTGAAGAATTAAACGGATGTATGCTTCAAGAAGCGGTGGAGGAAGTGCAAGATCATGTGAACAAGATTAAAGACTCATGGGCCATCACAGGCTGCAGCATCTTGCTGGATGCTTGGGTTGACCAGAAAGGCCATGATCTGGTTACTTTCGTCGCAGACTCTCCAGCGGGTCCAGTGTATCTGAACTCCTTCTATGTTTCTGATATCAAGAAAGACGTCGCTGCCTTAACGTCGCTAGTGTATGGGGTTGTTGAGGATGTTGGAGTGCATAACGTTGTTCAGATCATTGCTTGTTCAACCTCTGGCTGGGTTGGTGAGCTAGGCCAGTCTTTCAAGAGCAACAACCTAAACGTCTTCTGGTCCGTGAGTGTGTCCCACTGCTTCGAGCTTATGCTGGTGGAAATTGTGAAAATGGAGTCGTTTAAATACATACTTGAAAAGGTCAGTAACATCACAGAGTTCATCAACAACAATAGAGAAGATTCTCAAGGCATGACAGTCTCCTCCTCTGAGTTTGAGTTTGTTAAGCCGTATCTCGCTGCAGGGACCATTCTCAAAGCCAAGAACAACTTGGAAGCCATGGTTGCTTCTCCAGATTGGAACAAAGAAGAGGGGACAACAGTGTCCACACTGGTGAAGGATTCTTCCTTTTGGGAATGTGTTGAGAGGCTTGTGAAGTCCACATCTCCTCTGATTCGAAGCCTACACTTGTTCTCTACTGTCTACAACAGTCAGCATGCTGGATATGTCTATGACACTATGGATGGGATCAAGGAGAGTATAGCCAAGGAACTCAACAACGAGGAACTGTGTTACAAGCCGTTATGGCGTGTGATTGATGATGTCTGGAACAACCACCTCCACAGTCCTCTTCATGTTGCCGGTTACTTTCTGAACCCGGCTGCTTTCTACTCGACTGACTTTCAGAATGACACAGAAGTTACAACTGATTTTATCTCAGCATTGGGCTATTTAGTACAAGAATGTCAAGTTATAGCTAAAATTGGCAGACAGCTTAAGATGTATAGGCTCGGTAAAGGTTGCTTTAATGAGGCCAGTCAAGCTGATAAGATCACTGGAGTCATTCCAG GTGAGTGGTGGGCTCAGAAGGCGAGCGAGCACCCAGAACTGCAGAGTTTCGCAGTTAAGGTTCTGAGCCAGACATGTGAAGGTGCTTCGAGGTACAAGCTGAAGAGAAACGTAGCAGAGAAGCTGCTGCTCAGCAAAGGAGTGAGCCCTTGTGAGAAACAGCACTTGGAAGAATTGGCATTTGTTCATTACAATCTTCATCTGCAAAGCTCAAAGCTGCAAAGCCAAACTAAGTGA